A part of Sediminispirochaeta bajacaliforniensis DSM 16054 genomic DNA contains:
- a CDS encoding FGGY family carbohydrate kinase, giving the protein MSTVSLGIDCSTQSMTGVAIDAESGSVVWKKSLSYQSDSRLGGFGLEHDTFLVPPRVEGEADQPPKLFLAALDALFSDMKEDGVVRPDSVAVINVSGQQHGHVYLKSGAQKSFSTLREKGIGAEAGDLVHRLADVFSYKAAPIWKTSDTAAQAEAIRTGVGGKQRMIELSGSDSPLRFSGAVMRRVAQRYPDVWEKTETVLLISSFIPAVLVGNSRVGTDFGNGCGTSLLDYQRRSWSPELIDAASASLPGGSEAFRAKLTDVVAPDAVVGSVAAYFVERYGLSPDCIVAAGSGDNPQTKVLVDGDLLSLGTSFVFMVAASTSGDGRVAMDQAGYANAMYDGLGRPFLFGCRTNGALVWDRVRMMHGLKRDEYAPADDLLPSIPVGKYLLIWQPDAESFPAGGAIADPVRDGQTASLEADYAGIIDTTLTIIEHYSRSFSRDTDEPLYVTGGPAGAAGVVSRIAAVWNRPVVTIGRLGAGLGAAVAGVSALSSLRRGLPSVDDLTSAVLPRGEVVRPEPEMVRSLHGESGFVRRVIGRYESVLQGLSA; this is encoded by the coding sequence ATGAGCACAGTGAGTCTCGGAATTGATTGTAGTACCCAGAGTATGACAGGAGTGGCAATCGATGCGGAGAGTGGTTCCGTTGTCTGGAAGAAGAGCCTGTCATACCAGTCCGATTCCCGTCTCGGTGGTTTCGGCCTGGAACATGATACATTTCTTGTTCCTCCGAGGGTTGAAGGAGAGGCGGACCAGCCGCCGAAGCTTTTCCTCGCCGCCCTTGACGCCCTTTTTTCCGATATGAAAGAAGATGGCGTTGTCAGGCCCGATTCCGTGGCTGTCATTAATGTTTCCGGGCAGCAACATGGTCATGTGTATCTGAAAAGCGGTGCACAAAAATCCTTTTCGACCTTACGGGAAAAGGGGATCGGTGCGGAAGCCGGAGACCTGGTACATCGGCTGGCCGATGTTTTTTCCTACAAGGCGGCTCCGATTTGGAAGACGAGCGATACCGCGGCTCAGGCAGAGGCTATTCGGACCGGGGTGGGCGGAAAGCAGCGCATGATCGAGCTTTCCGGCAGCGACAGCCCTTTGCGTTTTTCCGGAGCGGTTATGAGGAGGGTCGCCCAGCGTTATCCCGATGTATGGGAAAAGACCGAAACGGTACTCCTCATCAGTTCCTTTATTCCTGCGGTTCTCGTTGGTAACAGTAGGGTCGGTACCGATTTTGGAAACGGCTGTGGTACCAGTTTGCTTGATTATCAGCGACGCTCCTGGTCTCCTGAGTTGATTGATGCTGCATCGGCATCCCTGCCGGGAGGTTCCGAGGCCTTCCGTGCAAAACTTACCGATGTCGTTGCCCCAGATGCTGTTGTCGGCTCGGTAGCTGCCTATTTCGTCGAGCGTTACGGGCTTTCGCCCGATTGTATTGTTGCGGCAGGCAGCGGTGATAATCCGCAGACAAAGGTTCTGGTCGACGGTGATCTCTTGAGCCTCGGCACCAGCTTTGTTTTCATGGTCGCGGCTTCGACCTCAGGCGATGGCCGGGTTGCCATGGATCAGGCGGGCTACGCCAATGCCATGTACGACGGGCTTGGAAGGCCCTTTCTTTTCGGTTGCCGGACCAACGGGGCCCTTGTCTGGGACCGGGTCCGCATGATGCACGGTTTGAAGAGAGATGAATACGCTCCTGCCGATGATCTCTTGCCCTCGATACCCGTTGGAAAATACCTTCTGATCTGGCAGCCTGATGCCGAATCTTTCCCCGCCGGCGGCGCAATAGCAGATCCAGTCCGGGATGGGCAGACTGCCTCCCTTGAGGCGGATTATGCCGGTATTATCGATACCACCCTTACGATCATCGAACATTATTCACGCAGTTTCTCCCGTGATACCGATGAGCCCTTATACGTGACAGGAGGCCCTGCAGGGGCAGCTGGAGTGGTTTCCCGAATTGCAGCGGTCTGGAACCGCCCGGTGGTCACCATCGGCAGATTGGGGGCCGGGCTTGGAGCCGCCGTTGCTGGGGTTTCCGCTCTTTCATCCCTTCGACGGGGACTGCCTTCTGTCGATGATCTTACCTCTGCCGTCCTGCCCAGGGGGGAAGTGGTAAGGCCTGAGCCGGAGATGGTACGGTCCCTGCATGGTGAGTCGGGGTTTGTTCGTCGGGTGATTGGTCGTTACGAATCGGTATTGCAGGGGCTTTCTGCTTAG